One Loxodonta africana isolate mLoxAfr1 chromosome 4, mLoxAfr1.hap2, whole genome shotgun sequence genomic region harbors:
- the LOC100668518 gene encoding olfactory receptor 6C2-like yields MMRNHTSVTTFILLGLTDDPQMEVLIFIFLFVTYTLSLIGNLTIIILILVDSHLKTAMYFFLQNFSFLEISFTTVCIPKFLYSLSTGDNTITYDACFAQIFFIIFLGATEFFLLAIMSYDRYVAICKPLHYVAIMTRRVCGKLVFCCWIAGFLVIITPLCPLLTLEFCNYNVIDHFLCDVPPLLKISCSDTRFMEQMTVAVAVLTTIMTLLCVVLSYMYIIKTIIKFPSAQQRTKAFSTCSSHMIVVSMTYGGCIFIYIKPSAKEGVAINKGVALLTTSFAPVLNPFIYTLRNKQVKHAFIDLIKRISFISNK; encoded by the coding sequence ATGATGAGAAACCATACATCAGTAACTACATTCATACTTCTGGGACTGACAGATGATCCTCAAATGGAGGttctgatttttatatttctgtttGTCACCTACACATTGAGTTTAATTGGGAACCTGACCATCATTATACTCATTTTAGTGGATTCTCACCTTAAAACtgccatgtactttttcctccaAAACTTTTCCTTTTTAGAGATTTCATTCACCACAGTCTGCATTCCCAAATTCCTATATAGCTTATCAACTGGGGACAATACTATTACCTACGATGCTTGTTTTGCTCAAATATTTTTTATCATCTTCCTTGGAGctacagaattttttcttctggccATCATGTCCTATGATCGCTATGTAGCCATCTGTAAACCCCTGCACTATGTGGCCATCATGACTAGAAGAGTATGTGGAAAGCTAGTTTTCTGCTGTTGGATAGCAGGGTTTTTGGTCATAATCACACCACTTTGTCCACTCTTAACCCTGGAATTCTGTAACTAtaatgtcattgatcactttCTCTGTGATGTTCCTCCTCTCCTGAAGATTTCTTGTTCAGACACACGGTTTATGGAACAGATGACTGTAGCCGTTGCCGTTTTGACTACCATCATGACCCTTCTGTGTGTAGTGTTGTCCTATATGTATATCATCAAGACTATCATAAAGTTCCCTTCTGCCCAGCAAAGGACGAAAGCCTTTTCTACCTGCTCTTCCCACATGATTGTGGTTTCTATGACCTATGGTGGTTGTATCTTCATCTATATAAAACCTTCAGCAAAGGAAGGAGTGGCCATTAATAAGGGTGTGGCACTGCTTACTACTTCATTTGCCCCCGTGTTAAACCCATTTATTTATACCCTGAGGAACAAGCAAGTGAAACACGCTTTCATAGACTTAATCAAAAGAATTTCATTTATctcaaataaatga